CAAGTTGACAATCGACGAGACGAGAGTCGGAGAGACAGTGCCGGCGCATCCCATTGCACTCGCTGTCCTTTAAAGACAGCCGAACTGCATGCATTGCACCCGACTCGGAGAAGCAATTGGCTTCTTGACAGAGTATCTTTTCCCCAGCATGGCCTTCACTGTTTTCTGCTTTGGACTCATTTCCCGCTACGTTTCGTATTTAGCTTTGGCCCCACGCGCAGGCTGCTGGTCGTCTGGTTTCGTGTGGCTTTGTGCGCCTCGTGCACACCGTACATTGGCGCCCAAGCGGCCGCTGACCGACTCTGCGATTGGTTTCCGCTTCAACCGGCTCGCTAAGCGCCCAGCACTCCATCATTCTTCACCGCGTTTTCCATCGTGCGTTtcgctcttcctctttcttgAGCCCCGCGCACCACCGCCTTCAACCCCGACCCTCGAGTCCGGCTCcaccggcgcgctcgcccgtCAGCTAAAGTTTTTTGCTCCGAAACACAGAGTCAGTAACTCTGAACACTACAGGAACACTCTCGTCGCGTATCTGCAGCACGCCTTTGTCTCCAGACTTAGGTTTCTTTCCCAGAACACCACCTCTGTCTTCGAGCCGCCGTGACCTCCTCTCAAGTGATCTCTTCAAGCCCACATTGTGCATTTCCGCCGCCCGGCACACTGAAGGGACGCGCTTCTATCCTCCCGCGAAACTACGCTGGCGCGGTGTCTTGACGGCACAGGAACAGGCGTCTGTCGCTCGGCTCATCGTCGAAAACTCTGTTTTTGCTCTGTTCTGTCGCTCTTTCTCGGCTGCACATGCAGGTGCGTTTGTGAAGATGAAGAGAGCAAACCGCGtggcgccagcggcctctgcggcggcttctgcagcggaggacgcgactgccgcgaagacggaggaagagaagccagtcccttcttcgtctccctcggcggTTGGAGCGAAGTCGACAAGTCAAAATGCCCTGAAAAAAGAATCTGAAGCGCCCCCAATTATCGGCCCCATGGTCGCGCACAATTATCGCCAAGTCGCGATCAAGTACGGGAGAGGTGTAGAGCTCAGGGGATTGCTGCACATTTGACAGGTTATTCTGCGTTTCTATCCCCTCGACAGTCGGTGTGGGCCCCAAGGGCCCCATAGATTACTCCATCGCCGTCTCTGTTCGTCGTATGTCGCCCTGTAGAGTTCTCGCTGCAACTCACAGCAGGAGAATGCCCGCGTCCGCGTATTCACGTTACTCCACCTACGCTTATGTGTTTCATTTAGTTCTCTCCTGTGAGCTTTCAAACGCGTCCGCCGTGTCTGCTCTTCTGTGCGTGATAGTGTGTCCACGTTTATAGTGCTATAGACGCGGTTTTCGTGTTTCTTTCTCTTTGTGTTTCCTCTCCACGTCACCAGACACATGCGACGCGTGTCTAGTGGCCTTTTCCTGGCCTTCGTCGATCCTCGGCTCTCCACAACACTCGTTCTCGACGTCGCGTGTGCATCTGCGTTGCTGCAGCAACCTCACTGTTTCCGCCTTTTTTTGTGACTGCCCTATTTACCCTTACTGTCGTACTCACCCTCCCcctgtctcttttttttttgcatcttccttctcgcgctttatctctcagctgcgcctctcgccatCGCTGCGTATAGCTCTCGCGAGATGTGTGTTGTCGaccgtcgccctcctgctTCTTTCGCGTACCGGGTTCGCTCCTTGATCGTTTTGTTTTTGTTTCTCTGCCCATCTATCGCACATGCGCCATGtttgcctctccctctgcggctgGCTTTGTCTTTCCTCTCAGTCGCCATCTGGCAGCAGTGGTCGCAggcagcgtcgcgggcgtcttcggcctcgagGGACTCCCAGGCAAGTCCTCAGCAGCCTCCGACTGCGGCGTGGATGGCTTGTTGGCCCCGGCAGCTTTGCTCGCGCGAACACTctgaacatatatatatatatatatatatgtaaatatatatatgtaaaatgtgtttatatatatatatatatatttgtgccCATGCTTCCATCGGTTGCCTCTGTTTGGGCAGCTCACTCGACCCGACAAGCCACGGTTGTGCGGCTCTGTATACTAccacacgcgcatgcatacgtatatatccatatatatatatatatataaatatatattaatatatatatatatatataatcgATGTGAGATGACTATGCATGCCTAGACAAGTGTGCATGTCTGCAGATGGTGCGGCCCAGCGCCCTCACACATGCTTGCATGTGTAGTTGCATGTCTGCTGCCGGACGGTGATCCCCTTTTTCCCGTGGATTTCTCTTTTAGGTTTCCGTCTTCCCTCTCGGTGTCGCTTATCCTCTTACCAGGCGAGGCGACTCAGTCTGGCTGTCGCGCCGGCTCatctgctgcatgcggcgctgcaCTCTCTGAATCTTTGGCGTGGCTCGCCTCTTGTCTCCGAGGCGTTAAATTGCCCCATCCTATTATGCTTTTCGTCTTTCCTCAGGCCTCTTTGTCTTCATTTTAGTCACTCTGCTCGGCGCGTGCCTGATGGTGGCGGAGACTGGCTTCCAGTGCAAGTCGTTTTTCACCAACCCCAAGGATATCTTCTTCGCGCAGTTCTTCACCGCTGCACTCGTGAGACTTGAAGCGGAAACCAGACAAAAGAACagacgcgcgtgtgcgcagccTCATTGCCCGGATCCCCACGTCGCTGCGTCAGAGCGCGTGATGTATTTTAATGCGATCTTCATGCCTGTCTGTGTGTATAGGCACCTCTCCACGCTTTAGGTGTGACTATGTTCATATCTGCTTAGGGCAGTCTCGAAGGAGGCTGATGGATGAAGGCTcctatgtatatgtttgcTCCTGCGTGCCAGAAGCTGTGATGTTTTCGCAGGTCTAACCAAGAGGGAGGTTTCACAAAACGTTTTTGCGTCTCATGTTTGGACTGCGGTTTTTTGTGCTTGTGTGGTTGTTTTTTCGCAGACGTTTATCCTCGTATGGACTCTGGTCTACAACGTCGTCTACATCTTCTAGTCTTGCCTtctcgcctcgtcctcttcatGCTTCGgctttttctcgtcttcttctctccgcgtgGAGGTCGGCGTTTTTGGCTCTTAGAGGTGTCGCCCTTCTGTGCCTGTAGCGATGGTGAGTCGCGTGTGCTTCCGGCGGTGAACTCACATTCTTCAGCTCTCCTGTCcagtctcgccgcgcgcctcggttCCTCCTTGTAATCCGCCCGTGGCCGTCGGTATCTATTTGCCTGCGGGTATTTATTTGCGTGGTGTTTGGGCGCCGTGTCCGCGTGCCTCTTGGTGTGTGGAGTGTTTGACGCTCCCTGCCTTCGTCCCCTGCACCGGTTCGCCTCGTTTTGTCTCTGTGCATTGTGTTGCCCGCTGTCGATTGAGCTGCTTTTGAATCTATTCTGCTGCCTATTTGTCACCTCGCGAGACCTTGCCAGCTCGCGGGGGATTGCCTGGCAGTGCTGCGGAGCGCCTGCAAGGCAAAGCGATGCCTGGTGAAAATCCCCCTCGGCTCTGCTCTCCTCACTCTTCCTGGCGGGTGCTGCTCGCTACCGGTATCtccttcctcggcgtcgtcgcgagAGGCTCGAGTTTGCCGACAGTCTGCACCCAGCCTGCGTTAGGAgctttcgcttctctctgaTTTCTGAACGTCCGACGGTCGGCTCTTTCAATTGAAGAGATCTTGCCCTTCGCACTGAAAAATCGCCCGGCCTTGCGGCTAGCATATTTCGCACACATTCGCTCTCCCAGAATTCCTTCAGTGGCGTGCCTCCGATGCATGCGCCACGGCTGCTGTCGGGATTGTATTCCGATATTTTTTTGAAGCATTTCGTGCATTTGCCAGCGCTCAACATCTACCTAgagaggctgcagcaggtTGAGCTTAGGATGCGCAGTGAGACACGCACGCGAGACTCTTGCGTATCGTTAGTTTGCTCTCCTAGCACGCATTTCCGCGTGCCTGTTGGCACAACAGTCAGCTGGGAGCTAGAAAACAAGTGCGAAGCGGCGACCGTTTCGCGCGCTCACGTAGTCAAGGGAGGCCGGAACCCGCCCCGCGGTAGTGGCAAAAGGAGAAATCAGAGCACGAGGTTTAGCAGCCTCCGCAAACGCCGAAAACACCCACACCTATCTGTGCGGATGCATGCGCCATCTGCCGCGCCTCGGTGTCATCCAGCGCCATTATATAGTAATCAAATCTATCTCAAGAGTAATGGCGGTGCAACACTCcgctgtatatatatatatatatgtatgcctTCGGACTTATTGGATTCGTGCTGTTGCGGCTTACCTGAGCCAAGCGCTGCGTGCGGATTTATTGCTGTAATCGTCGTTCTCTTGCGTTTCGCTATCTCTGCTGGAGAGGACAACGCTACCGGGAGACCCCGGCACGATGCGAAACACACTTAGACGTGCGGCAAGCTCTATTGCATTTTTGGCTTCCCAGAAGGCAACACTGGTGGCGGCATTTATGTTAACTCGTCCCTGCTTGCCTCGCATGTAAGTGTGGCCGCCTGCGCTTCAGCCCCGTCCGGGGTGATGCGAGGGGTTTTGGGCTCGCGCTTCTGAAGCATGCTTCCGGAGCGTCTATCGGAACTAATCTATCCGTGCGTTCGCGGGCTGCTTAACTTCGCTCCTACCCTGGTGGAACCAGAATGTTTCGTGCGTGGAGctgagagaaggcgaagcaaaGGAGGAACGACGAACGGGATTGCGGTCGCTGGCGCAGAGATTGCATGGACTGGTAACTACAGACCCCACGTAGAGTGTGTGTCTTTCTCTGCCTATCTGTGAATCATGttgagaggcgcagagacggatGAGCCCTCCCCTACAGAGGCACGCTGCTCAATCGATCCGTGCAGGATGCGAGCGTACTCCCAAATGCGGAAAATCGCCGCAGCTAACTCTGTGGTCGCAGGAAGTCTGGAATGGGTAGCCAAAGCGAGGCACGAGATTGGGAAGCACGAAAACAAAATTTTGGGCACACATGCAGAGCGCTCGCTTCTCGCATGTGTGTACCGGCGTAGAGATTCATGCAGCTTCATCCGTCTGGGCCTAGACTGAGTCGCATGCACACGGGTGCTCACAGGCGCCGATCTCAGTGTGTAAGTATTACTTCGTACAAATACAAGTCTAACTAAGAGTGCTTTATCTGCACAGTTACAGTTTCGTTGAGTCCGTGACGGCGGAAGGTCTGATCTGGTGTGCGGTTCCGCCGGGGTGCAATGCCGGCAACCGCGGCAGGGCTAGCTGTATCCCGTTTCTCGTCGAGTCAAAAGTGGCTCGAGCGCACGTTCCCTCGTCGCACGTTCAGTGGTAATGGCCATAGCGCCTGTTTCGGGTAAGCTCGCCTCAATTTCCTGCTTTTCTCACCCGGCTGGTGCACTTCAGGACCGTGCTATTCCTCGGCTCTGAGGCTTTCTTCCCTTCGGCTTATTGGCTTCCTCTGCCACTCGCGCCTGTTGCACAGCGCTGTCGATTTCCCAGACTCGCAAACGACAAtcctcctctcgcgggtGTTGTCTGTGCTGCATGGAATTCCactttctgtctctctggtTGC
The Besnoitia besnoiti strain Bb-Ger1 chromosome VIII, whole genome shotgun sequence genome window above contains:
- a CDS encoding hypothetical protein (encoded by transcript BESB_082490), which codes for MKRANRVAPAASAAASAAEDATAAKTEEEKPVPSSSPSAVGAKSTSQNALKKESEAPPIIGPMVAHNYRQVAINRHLAAVVAGSVAGVFGLEGLPGLFVFILVTLLGACLMVAETGFQCKSFFTNPKDIFFAQFFTAALTFILVWTLVYNVVYIF